The region CTGTCCACCAACGCAGATCCACTCCAGTTGATGGTCAAGCTTTGCAAATGCCAAAGCTGATAGAACCATTCATCCGGCAGGCCAATCAAGCTGATGCCCCCTACCCCCAACAGCAGTCCCAGCCAGCCCAAACCGCCGATCACCTCTTTAAATAACCAACTGGACAGCAACGCCACGGCGATCGGTTGGGAATCAATAATCACCGAACCTAAGCCTGCCCCTGTGCGCTCCAACCCCTGGGCTAAAAATCCTTGGAAAAGGGTGCCATCCACCAGGGCAAATAAAATAATCCAGCCCCAGCCCTGCCAATCCTGCGGTTGGGAACGCTTTTGTACCATGGCCCAGAGCAAGACCAAGATCCCCGCTGGTATCAGGCGCACCGTTGCCACAAAAAAGGGCGTGGTATCTGCCAAAACCCCCTTCATCGCAACCATGGCCGTTCCCCACAGGAAAAAAGGCGCAATCAAGGTCAACCCAGAACGGACATTAGAGTTTGTTTTCGATTCAATCTGCATCAGCGGGGCGGTAATGGAGCGGGCATGGCCATCCCCCCATTGTATGTATAGTTTTGTTACAAAGCCATGGCGGGGGCAAAGGTGGTCATAGAAATTCTGCCTAAAACAACTACCAAGGATACGGTGGGGGCCTCCATCAATCACCAAAGCAAAAACCCTCCGATCGCCATGGGCAAAGCAGATCGGCAGGGGTTAATTTATCCAAATGTTGACCATGAACTGTGCCAGGGTTGATTGTGCCCCCAAGCCTCCAGAGGAAAGCAAACAGGCCGTTATGCTGGGGAGCAATAGCATAGTCCAGAATTATGGATTTTTAACTGTTACTGCACAATGTCCAGGGCCACATTACCCACCCCACTGCTATGGAGCCCAATCGCCCTGGCTGCTCCAGCGGACAGATCAATTACCCGTCCCCCAGTGAAGGGCCCCCGGTCATTGATGCGCACCACCACAGACTGGCCGTTACGGAGATTGGTTACCTTCACCCTAGTGCCAAAGGGCAAAGTTCGATGGGCCGCCGTTAGGGCATTTTGGTTAAAACGTTCACCATTAGCAGTGCGTCGCCCATGGAATCCAGGGCCATACCAAGAAGCAATGCCTCCCTTAATTCTTTTAATTGTTGTAGCAGCATCAAAGGCATTAACCCGAGCCACTTGCAGAGCCGCCGGTAAGGCAACAATGGGTTCTGCTCCCCCCAACAAGCGGCGGAGACGGTTAGCGGTTTGCAGGGCCGTTTCCGGGGCGGAGAGGGGTTTTTCCGGTAAAACAGTATTTTTGTTGATAGTCAGGAGAATTTCGTCGGCGGATTTGACCACCAGTTGCTTGGTCGCGGCATCTAGATCCACCTTGATTGTGCTTGGGTCAAAGGACTTAGCCCCGCTCAGTTCGTCGAGGCGACGGGCAACGGTTTGGGCCCGTTCCATGGTGTC is a window of Synechocystis sp. PCC 7338 DNA encoding:
- a CDS encoding DMT family transporter — its product is MQIESKTNSNVRSGLTLIAPFFLWGTAMVAMKGVLADTTPFFVATVRLIPAGILVLLWAMVQKRSQPQDWQGWGWIILFALVDGTLFQGFLAQGLERTGAGLGSVIIDSQPIAVALLSSWLFKEVIGGLGWLGLLLGVGGISLIGLPDEWFYQLWHLQSLTINWSGSALVDSGELWMLLASLSMAVGTVLIPFVSRRVDPVVATGWHMIIGGLPLLAIALVEDPQPWRHIDLWGWGNLAYATVFGSAIAYGIFFYLASRGNLTSLSSLTFLTPIFALSFGNLILGEQLSALQWLGVAFTLVSIYLINQRERLKIQLRGMWSLVRKPVVND
- a CDS encoding septal ring lytic transglycosylase RlpA family protein; protein product: MKGINVCRSIAGVIGTASLTTLVWGNCPSGLLALNAITKADAPTAVSENNSPLAPLESSVTAASSEPASTFQDTELISLVPHQGPENRLAVTLRVNQIPVVTFLGTAAELTALGNDQATDTMERAQTVARRLDELSGAKSFDPSTIKVDLDAATKQLVVKSADEILLTINKNTVLPEKPLSAPETALQTANRLRRLLGGAEPIVALPAALQVARVNAFDAATTIKRIKGGIASWYGPGFHGRRTANGERFNQNALTAAHRTLPFGTRVKVTNLRNGQSVVVRINDRGPFTGGRVIDLSAGAARAIGLHSSGVGNVALDIVQ